One Anaerotignum faecicola DNA window includes the following coding sequences:
- a CDS encoding LarC family nickel insertion protein: MDFKTRDVINVLETNIDDCTGETLGYVMDRLFKAGARDVFYTPIYMKKNRPAYKLTVLCTDDMTEEAENIIFSETTSIGLRKRKEERVCLKREIKEIETKYGKLKVKSVLSPIGEKIYPEFESAKELAEKNHTALNEIYKEIK, from the coding sequence ATGGATTTTAAAACAAGAGACGTTATAAACGTGCTTGAAACAAACATCGACGACTGTACGGGTGAAACGCTCGGATATGTAATGGACAGACTTTTTAAGGCAGGCGCGAGGGATGTTTTTTATACGCCTATATATATGAAGAAAAACCGTCCGGCGTATAAGCTTACCGTACTTTGTACGGACGATATGACGGAAGAAGCGGAAAATATTATTTTTTCCGAAACGACTTCTATCGGCCTCAGAAAAAGAAAAGAAGAAAGGGTATGTTTGAAAAGGGAAATCAAAGAAATAGAAACAAAATACGGGAAATTAAAAGTTAAATCTGTTTTAAGCCCTATAGGTGAAAAAATATATCCTGAATTTGAAAGCGCAAAAGAACTTGCGGAAAAAAACCATACAGCGTTAAACGAAATATATAAGGAAATAAAATAA
- a CDS encoding SH3 domain-containing protein, with protein sequence MILHKISASLIIGSVLTLGFSFNAFAAVKGTIKGSDINVRSDKSTSSEKIDVLNNGDNIEILAKDGDWYKISFDNVNGAYVSSEFVNITEAQGQVNDNDVNVRSKASTSSDTVAKVNKGDTVTVTAQDGSWYQIRRGNGDTAYVSKSYVTGELLSEVPTFSGGEEIASQTYAIVTGSSLRLRDSASTDGGIITTLSLDEVLDVLEVNGDWVKVKTDAGQTGYVSSEFVAVRTGEKPSRSASSKGDSIVAYAKQFLGTPYSWAGTNLNSGVDCSGFVYAVMKNFGISLNRSSASMASNGVYVDRANLQAGDLVFFDTTNATNQGYISHVGIYMGDGNIIHSSSGKQWGVTINSLSEPYYNTKYVTARRVLR encoded by the coding sequence ATGATATTACATAAAATAAGCGCATCTTTAATTATTGGTTCGGTTTTAACACTCGGATTTTCATTTAACGCATTTGCCGCGGTTAAAGGAACTATTAAAGGAAGCGATATAAATGTCAGATCAGATAAAAGTACATCTTCAGAAAAAATTGATGTTTTGAATAACGGCGATAATATTGAAATACTTGCAAAAGACGGAGACTGGTATAAAATTTCATTCGATAATGTAAACGGCGCTTACGTTTCTTCTGAATTTGTTAACATTACGGAAGCCCAAGGGCAGGTTAATGACAACGACGTTAATGTAAGAAGCAAAGCTTCGACATCTTCAGATACCGTTGCTAAAGTTAATAAGGGCGATACCGTAACGGTAACGGCACAAGACGGAAGCTGGTATCAGATCAGAAGAGGAAACGGCGATACGGCGTATGTAAGCAAATCGTATGTTACAGGAGAATTATTAAGTGAAGTTCCGACTTTTTCAGGCGGAGAAGAAATCGCTTCTCAGACTTACGCTATTGTTACAGGCTCATCTTTGAGGCTTAGAGATTCTGCCTCAACGGACGGCGGGATTATTACGACGCTTTCTTTAGATGAAGTGCTTGATGTTTTAGAGGTTAATGGAGATTGGGTAAAAGTTAAAACAGATGCGGGACAAACAGGATATGTAAGCAGCGAATTTGTTGCGGTGCGTACAGGAGAAAAACCTTCAAGAAGCGCGTCGTCAAAGGGCGATTCGATTGTAGCATATGCAAAACAGTTCCTCGGCACGCCGTATTCATGGGCTGGAACGAACCTTAATTCAGGCGTTGACTGCTCGGGATTTGTTTACGCCGTTATGAAAAATTTTGGGATAAGCCTTAACAGAAGCTCGGCTTCTATGGCTTCAAACGGCGTTTATGTTGACAGGGCCAACCTTCAGGCAGGAGATCTTGTATTTTTTGATACAACAAACGCTACAAACCAAGGATACATTTCGCATGTCGGAATCTATATGGGCGATGGAAATATAATACATTCTTCAAGCGGAAAACAGTGGGGCGTTACAATAAACAGCCTTTCAGAGCCTTACTATAACACTAAATATGTTACTGCAAGAAGGGTGTTAAGATAA
- a CDS encoding molecular chaperone Hsp90, with amino-acid sequence MDKRALDFIVEKSHELINSPTCCKEAKYAAQSWLDSLGTANEAAETRKFIEELEADIMPIDNLIGFAGSEEGSKYFGTETAENIVIHAKQIKSNGAVYCDCPACAAAEAILSKKNIIL; translated from the coding sequence ATGGATAAAAGAGCATTGGATTTTATTGTTGAAAAGTCACATGAATTAATAAACTCGCCTACATGCTGCAAAGAAGCTAAATACGCCGCCCAATCTTGGCTTGATTCATTGGGAACAGCCAACGAAGCCGCTGAAACAAGAAAATTCATAGAGGAACTGGAAGCAGATATTATGCCGATTGACAATTTAATCGGTTTTGCCGGCTCCGAAGAAGGCAGTAAATATTTTGGAACCGAAACAGCTGAAAACATTGTTATACATGCAAAACAAATAAAATCTAACGGCGCGGTGTACTGCGACTGCCCTGCATGTGCGGCTGCCGAAGCAATACTTTCCAAAAAGAATATTATTCTTTAA
- the yunB gene encoding sporulation protein YunB, which produces MEAYLKKHYVSSRKKRIFLFKTAAAVFVLINIFLAAERKIMPAVIEISMVEAKQIAAGVIDRCVSGSIEGRELNTGDFFSDNGESFSANTVLINELCADVSESINNEMAEMEKRKVYIPLGSALGIDYFANTGPEIGFYIKQMGKADVDYETEFLTAGINQVNFRVYISVKLDIKTVNPLGSGTVETTRKIVLIDTVKAGKVPNNYINMGK; this is translated from the coding sequence ATGGAAGCATATTTAAAAAAGCATTATGTAAGCAGCAGAAAAAAGCGTATTTTTTTATTTAAAACCGCTGCGGCGGTATTTGTTCTGATTAATATATTTTTGGCTGCCGAACGGAAGATTATGCCTGCCGTAATTGAAATAAGTATGGTTGAAGCGAAGCAAATTGCGGCGGGGGTGATTGACAGATGCGTAAGCGGGAGCATAGAGGGCAGAGAACTTAATACAGGCGATTTTTTCAGCGATAATGGGGAGTCGTTTTCGGCAAACACAGTGCTTATAAATGAATTATGTGCAGACGTAAGCGAAAGTATTAATAATGAAATGGCGGAAATGGAAAAAAGGAAAGTATATATACCTCTAGGCTCCGCCTTAGGCATTGACTATTTTGCCAATACAGGTCCCGAAATTGGTTTTTACATAAAACAGATGGGCAAAGCCGATGTAGATTATGAAACCGAATTTCTGACGGCAGGTATAAACCAAGTTAATTTCAGGGTTTATATTTCCGTAAAGCTTGATATTAAGACAGTTAACCCATTGGGAAGCGGCACTGTTGAAACAACAAGGAAAATTGTTTTAATAGATACGGTAAAGGCAGGAAAAGTTCCGAATAATTATATTAATATGGGCAAATAA
- the larB gene encoding nickel pincer cofactor biosynthesis protein LarB — protein sequence MDVRTVLNSLKEGKISVEEAEKHLKFKPFEDLGYAVIDHQRALRNGCPEVIYCAGKTIEQIKGIVENMLRAGTKNILGTRATEEMYLGVKEICPDAVYHKDARIILIEREPVEKTGGKILVATGGTSDIPVAEEAALTAEYLGNNVERVYDVGVAGLHRLLAKLDKIAEADVIIAVAGMEGALASVIGGLTDKPVIAVPTSVGYGANFNGLSSLLCMLNSCANGVVVVNIDNGFGAGYTANSINKLGARK from the coding sequence TTGGATGTAAGGACTGTGCTGAATAGTTTGAAAGAAGGGAAGATTTCCGTTGAAGAAGCTGAAAAGCATTTAAAATTTAAACCATTTGAAGATTTGGGATATGCCGTTATAGATCATCAGCGCGCTTTAAGAAACGGATGCCCTGAAGTTATTTATTGCGCGGGCAAAACTATTGAACAGATTAAAGGCATAGTTGAGAATATGCTCAGAGCCGGCACAAAAAATATACTCGGAACAAGGGCGACGGAGGAAATGTATTTGGGCGTGAAGGAAATTTGCCCTGATGCGGTTTACCACAAAGATGCAAGGATTATACTTATCGAACGCGAACCGGTTGAAAAGACCGGAGGGAAAATACTTGTAGCCACTGGAGGCACAAGCGACATACCGGTTGCGGAAGAAGCCGCGCTTACGGCAGAGTATCTCGGAAATAATGTTGAAAGGGTTTATGATGTGGGAGTTGCCGGCCTTCACAGACTTTTAGCAAAATTGGATAAAATAGCTGAAGCGGATGTTATAATTGCGGTTGCTGGAATGGAGGGCGCTTTGGCAAGCGTTATAGGAGGGCTTACCGATAAGCCTGTTATAGCGGTGCCGACGTCGGTCGGATACGGCGCAAATTTTAACGGCCTTTCTTCGCTTTTATGCATGCTTAACAGCTGTGCAAACGGCGTTGTTGTTGTGAATATCGATAATGGTTTCGGGGCGGGATATACGGCTAACAGCATTAATAAATTGGGGGCAAGAAAATAA
- a CDS encoding PBP1A family penicillin-binding protein: MDYSQKANQHKTNNSRKKRRKRKNTVFTLIMRVIVVIVIVGGFALGGAFLGAYMGIIETAPILNADDVIPESYTSIIYDENGNEIDRLHGKENRVYVKLSSIPLYLQEAVISIEDERFYEHNGIDIKGMFRALFVNIKNMEATQGASTITQQLIKNEVLDSEKRLKRKLQEQYLAVNFEKDLEKALGSKKKAKDYILELYLNTIALNHGLNGVQAAAEFYFGKDVSELTLAECASIAGITKNPSRYSPISNPEQNKERQTLVLNKMKELGYITQSEYDQAMAEDIYSKLVGSKKTNENTNALHNYFVDSAIVELADQLAEVKKITTQQAYDMIYSGGLQIYLTINTNMQNIMEESFKKDELFIPSGTSYNVTYNISVMDKATEKQSHYSRETTVSSQEEIDAFVESVKSEILNDSNELVADNVLQSKSLQAAMVVMDYHNGQVKAIVGGREKTGDLVFNRATQALRQPGSCFKVLAAYAPAIDLGLVMPGTLIRDEEYTYNGWSPKNWYSGYRGLCSVREGIKDSLNILAAKTIVMVGVDTAYDYLVNFGFTTLEPGREINGQLYTDKSPAISLGGVTDGVTVLELTGAYSAIANGGVYNKPIFYTKVLDHDGNVIIDNTTPESHRVIKETTAYLLTDMMEDVVSGGGTGGLARFSQVRMPIAGKTGTTNDDKDLMFAGYTPYYCAGIWMGYDNPARMKYDKSYHLLLWRDVMEQIHAGLENKSFVQPNGIVTMNMCSVSGGTPNSLCSNDYFGNPVTTDICASDFANSAAACTVHQEVRICKDSLKPPGDNCPEESIETIVLAVDSDGNVMNNPEEGGIDLSTKCDLEHTGSEENPDGSGNTDGTDTEAPDWLFPPDGNGNHNNNGNSSSENGNSSSNDSNNSSGSSSENTPPSNGNDSHDPLPEENAGLPGLSGLPGVEE; the protein is encoded by the coding sequence ATGGATTATTCTCAAAAAGCCAATCAGCATAAGACAAATAACAGCCGCAAAAAACGCAGAAAAAGGAAAAATACGGTTTTTACCCTTATAATGCGAGTTATAGTTGTTATTGTCATTGTAGGAGGGTTTGCACTAGGCGGAGCCTTCCTTGGCGCGTACATGGGCATCATCGAAACAGCCCCTATACTTAACGCTGACGATGTAATCCCGGAAAGCTACACATCCATAATATATGACGAAAACGGAAACGAAATAGACAGGCTCCATGGTAAAGAAAACAGGGTTTATGTGAAACTATCGTCAATCCCTTTATACCTTCAGGAAGCCGTGATTTCAATTGAAGACGAAAGGTTTTACGAACACAACGGCATTGATATTAAAGGTATGTTCAGGGCGCTTTTTGTCAACATAAAGAATATGGAAGCTACCCAGGGCGCAAGTACGATAACGCAGCAGCTTATTAAAAACGAAGTTTTAGATTCGGAAAAACGTTTAAAAAGAAAGTTGCAGGAACAATATCTTGCCGTAAATTTTGAAAAAGACCTGGAAAAAGCTCTTGGCAGCAAAAAAAAGGCCAAAGACTATATACTTGAGCTCTATTTGAACACAATCGCTTTAAACCACGGCCTTAACGGCGTTCAGGCGGCAGCTGAATTTTATTTCGGAAAAGACGTAAGCGAACTTACACTTGCCGAATGTGCAAGCATTGCAGGCATAACCAAAAACCCTTCAAGATACAGCCCTATTTCCAATCCGGAACAAAATAAGGAACGTCAGACGCTTGTACTTAACAAAATGAAAGAACTCGGCTATATAACCCAAAGCGAATACGATCAGGCAATGGCCGAAGACATTTATTCTAAATTAGTAGGTTCAAAAAAGACAAATGAAAACACAAACGCACTGCACAATTATTTTGTAGACAGCGCTATAGTTGAACTTGCCGACCAACTTGCCGAAGTTAAAAAAATAACGACGCAGCAGGCATATGACATGATTTACAGCGGCGGTCTGCAAATATATCTGACAATAAATACAAATATGCAGAATATCATGGAGGAATCATTTAAAAAGGACGAGCTTTTTATTCCTTCCGGAACAAGCTACAACGTAACCTACAATATATCCGTTATGGATAAGGCCACAGAAAAGCAGAGCCATTATTCAAGGGAAACAACCGTTTCAAGCCAAGAAGAAATTGACGCGTTTGTAGAATCCGTAAAAAGCGAAATATTAAACGACAGCAACGAACTTGTAGCCGATAATGTTTTACAGTCTAAATCATTACAAGCCGCAATGGTCGTTATGGATTACCATAACGGTCAGGTTAAAGCTATCGTAGGAGGACGTGAAAAAACAGGAGACCTTGTGTTTAACCGCGCAACACAGGCTTTAAGGCAGCCTGGCTCATGCTTTAAGGTTCTTGCCGCATACGCCCCCGCTATAGATCTCGGCCTTGTTATGCCGGGCACCCTCATACGCGACGAAGAATACACTTATAACGGCTGGTCGCCTAAAAACTGGTATTCAGGTTACCGCGGGCTTTGCAGCGTTCGGGAAGGAATTAAAGATTCTCTTAATATACTTGCCGCCAAAACCATAGTTATGGTTGGAGTTGATACAGCTTATGACTACCTCGTTAATTTTGGATTTACAACGCTTGAACCAGGGCGCGAAATTAACGGCCAGCTGTATACTGATAAATCTCCGGCAATAAGTCTCGGCGGCGTTACGGACGGCGTTACCGTTCTGGAACTTACAGGGGCTTACAGCGCAATCGCCAACGGCGGCGTGTATAATAAGCCTATATTTTACACAAAAGTGCTTGACCACGACGGAAATGTTATAATCGACAACACTACTCCCGAAAGTCATCGTGTAATTAAAGAAACAACCGCCTATCTCCTCACGGATATGATGGAGGACGTTGTTTCAGGCGGCGGAACAGGCGGCCTTGCAAGATTTTCACAAGTGCGTATGCCTATAGCAGGCAAAACAGGTACGACAAATGACGACAAGGATCTCATGTTTGCCGGGTATACCCCTTACTACTGCGCCGGTATATGGATGGGATATGATAATCCAGCAAGAATGAAATATGATAAAAGTTATCATTTACTCCTATGGCGCGATGTAATGGAACAGATACACGCTGGGCTTGAAAACAAAAGTTTTGTGCAGCCAAACGGCATAGTCACCATGAATATGTGTTCCGTTTCAGGCGGTACGCCGAACAGTCTTTGCAGCAACGATTATTTTGGAAACCCCGTTACAACCGATATTTGCGCTTCTGATTTTGCAAATTCAGCCGCGGCATGCACCGTACATCAAGAAGTAAGAATTTGTAAGGACAGCTTAAAGCCGCCCGGCGATAACTGCCCTGAAGAAAGCATCGAAACTATTGTGTTGGCCGTAGATTCTGACGGTAATGTTATGAACAACCCCGAAGAAGGAGGAATTGATTTAAGCACAAAATGCGACCTTGAACACACCGGCTCTGAGGAAAATCCAGACGGCTCCGGAAACACGGACGGAACAGATACGGAGGCTCCTGATTGGCTGTTCCCTCCCGACGGAAACGGAAATCATAACAATAACGGAAACAGTAGTTCGGAAAACGGAAACTCTTCAAGCAACGATTCAAATAACAGCAGTGGCAGCAGCTCTGAAAATACGCCGCCTTCAAACGGCAACGACAGCCATGACCCGCTCCCTGAAGAAAATGCAGGCCTTCCCGGGCTAAGCGGCCTTCCCGGCGTTGAAGAGTAG
- the larE gene encoding ATP-dependent sacrificial sulfur transferase LarE → MGKMKNLEDILNGYKKICIAYSGGTDSDFLLNAAVKALGDNVIAIIANGAQLASKDFDDAVRLAKKAGVMYYTVEADVFKTEEFKHNRKDRCYHCKKNIMGGVLKKAEELGFSVVADGKNLDDAGVYRPGAAAAEELGIVSPLYQAGFTKKDIREEAFRMGLETWDKASNSCLATRFPYDTLLTAENFSMVERAEKLIDDAGIKSGRVRLHGDIARIEMPREYFEAFMKDAVLIKKIKDIGFKYITLDLEGFRSGSMD, encoded by the coding sequence ATGGGAAAAATGAAAAATCTTGAAGATATTTTAAATGGATATAAAAAAATTTGCATTGCATATTCCGGGGGGACAGATTCCGATTTTCTCCTTAATGCCGCCGTGAAAGCGCTTGGGGATAATGTTATTGCAATTATAGCGAACGGGGCCCAACTTGCTTCAAAGGATTTTGACGATGCCGTTCGTCTTGCAAAAAAAGCGGGAGTGATGTATTATACAGTTGAAGCCGACGTGTTTAAAACAGAAGAGTTTAAACATAATAGGAAAGACCGCTGTTATCACTGCAAAAAAAATATAATGGGCGGCGTGCTGAAAAAAGCGGAAGAGCTCGGTTTCAGTGTTGTTGCCGACGGAAAAAATTTAGACGACGCAGGCGTTTACAGGCCCGGAGCGGCGGCGGCCGAAGAGCTTGGAATTGTCAGCCCGCTTTATCAGGCAGGATTCACAAAAAAAGATATACGCGAAGAGGCTTTTAGAATGGGGCTTGAAACCTGGGATAAAGCGTCAAACTCGTGCTTGGCAACGCGTTTCCCATACGACACTTTACTGACGGCGGAAAACTTTTCTATGGTTGAAAGGGCTGAAAAGCTTATTGATGACGCGGGCATTAAAAGCGGAAGGGTCAGGCTTCACGGCGACATTGCGAGGATTGAAATGCCGCGGGAGTATTTTGAGGCGTTTATGAAAGACGCCGTATTGATTAAGAAAATCAAGGATATAGGATTTAAATACATAACTTTGGACTTGGAAGGGTTCAGAAGCGGAAGCATGGATTGA
- a CDS encoding LarC family nickel insertion protein has translation MGKILYFDCFAGISGDMTLGALLDLGIDKEAFLEEIKKINVDGFKIELGRAEKNGIGAVDVDVVIEGDEGGHHHHDHGHAHEHCHGHEHGHKHCHSHEDGHEAIHHHEEWCGHEHKHNHDHDHHHGHVHRNLFDVNKIIDESSISDKAKELAKKIFMRVAEAEAKVHGKSLEEVHFHEVGALDSIVDIIGTAILIDMINPDEIYASVVNDGYGFIECQHGQIPVPVPATAEIFSSSNVVSRQIDIDTELVTPTGAAIIAELAESYGPAPVMNTLKTGYGAGKKNIKIPNVLRVMLGERHEG, from the coding sequence ATGGGAAAAATTTTATATTTCGATTGTTTCGCTGGAATAAGCGGAGATATGACTTTAGGTGCGCTTCTTGATTTAGGAATTGATAAAGAAGCGTTTCTCGAGGAAATTAAAAAGATAAATGTTGACGGATTTAAAATTGAACTTGGCAGGGCTGAGAAAAACGGCATTGGGGCTGTTGACGTTGACGTAGTGATTGAAGGCGATGAAGGAGGGCATCACCACCACGATCACGGACATGCCCACGAGCATTGCCATGGCCACGAGCATGGACATAAACATTGCCACAGCCATGAGGACGGACACGAAGCGATTCATCATCATGAGGAATGGTGCGGGCATGAGCATAAGCATAATCATGACCACGATCACCATCATGGCCATGTACATAGAAATCTTTTTGACGTTAATAAAATTATAGATGAAAGCTCAATAAGCGATAAAGCAAAAGAGCTGGCAAAGAAAATATTTATGAGGGTTGCGGAGGCTGAAGCGAAGGTACACGGCAAAAGCCTTGAGGAAGTCCATTTCCATGAAGTCGGGGCGTTGGATTCTATTGTCGATATAATCGGAACGGCAATTTTAATTGATATGATTAATCCCGATGAAATATATGCGTCTGTTGTTAACGACGGATATGGATTTATAGAGTGCCAGCATGGACAGATTCCCGTGCCTGTTCCGGCAACGGCCGAGATTTTCTCTTCTTCAAATGTAGTAAGCAGACAGATTGATATTGATACCGAGCTTGTAACGCCTACAGGTGCGGCTATAATTGCCGAACTTGCAGAGTCATACGGTCCTGCTCCTGTAATGAACACATTAAAAACCGGATATGGGGCGGGGAAAAAGAATATTAAAATACCAAACGTTTTAAGAGTTATGCTTGGCGAAAGGCATGAAGGATAA